The Lacrimispora xylanolytica genome has a segment encoding these proteins:
- a CDS encoding peptide ABC transporter substrate-binding protein yields the protein MRKRRILAAALGAVLGASIVLSGCSSTATVKKGAGAQENGAKGGETKDGAVYTKLYGAEASTLNYLVSSSEADYKIGANCIDTLVEYDSKGKIKPGLATDWSYDDASLTWTFKLREAKWVDHTGASVGEVTAQDFVDAMKYQLSPENESANVQNLFGIIANAENYYNGQVYKGGPDKDGKVWETVDFSTVGVKAVDSHTLTYTLDKEVPYFLSSLAYIVYMPAYGPQLESLGKEFGTGADKMYYNGAYYLEEYSPQEKHVLKKNPLNYDAASVYIDEIQEIYNAEYNTIGPEMVKRGEVDYAEISADILDDWLKGEDTKNLVSRERPKTSYSYFYSFNFNPQFDAQYEPENWRKAVNNESFRKALFYGLNKTKEVAVIEPSAPDDFVLSSITPKDFTYNADGVDYTEVGEMKNLSQTFDEAKARGYKDQAMKELSALGVTFPVKVLMPYNPSEINWDKECQVVKQQMESLLGTDFIEIVVEAGPADGFLTEVRRGGKFALMKCNWGADFADPETWTDPFYQSKGESGYDLGYKYGNIAKAIEEGTPSAEAAKEYFELVDAAKEIKVDINARYEAFAKAEASLINHAFVLPYSISVSKYVATKLDVFDGQYAPFGVSNLRYKGQHLLDHYVSMEEYKANRAANEK from the coding sequence ATGAGAAAAAGAAGGATATTAGCAGCTGCCTTAGGTGCAGTTCTTGGGGCTTCCATTGTTTTAAGCGGGTGCAGTTCCACGGCTACTGTGAAAAAGGGAGCAGGAGCCCAGGAAAACGGAGCAAAGGGGGGAGAAACCAAAGATGGCGCCGTGTATACAAAATTATATGGGGCCGAGGCATCAACTCTTAACTACCTGGTTTCATCTTCGGAAGCTGATTATAAAATTGGGGCAAACTGTATTGATACGTTGGTGGAGTATGACAGCAAGGGAAAGATTAAACCTGGGCTTGCGACGGATTGGAGTTATGACGATGCTTCTCTTACCTGGACCTTTAAGCTGAGGGAAGCCAAATGGGTGGATCATACGGGGGCTTCAGTCGGAGAGGTCACGGCTCAGGATTTTGTAGATGCTATGAAATATCAGCTTTCCCCGGAAAATGAAAGTGCCAATGTGCAGAATCTTTTTGGAATCATTGCCAATGCGGAGAATTATTACAATGGCCAGGTTTATAAAGGCGGGCCGGATAAGGATGGGAAGGTGTGGGAGACTGTGGACTTTTCTACGGTTGGTGTAAAGGCAGTGGATTCCCATACCCTCACTTATACTTTGGATAAGGAGGTTCCATATTTCCTTTCTTCTCTTGCCTATATTGTTTATATGCCGGCTTACGGACCTCAGCTGGAATCTTTGGGGAAGGAATTTGGTACTGGGGCGGATAAGATGTATTACAATGGTGCTTATTATTTGGAGGAGTATTCTCCTCAGGAGAAGCATGTATTGAAAAAGAATCCCTTAAATTATGATGCAGCTTCTGTTTACATAGATGAAATCCAGGAGATTTATAATGCAGAGTATAATACCATAGGGCCAGAGATGGTAAAGCGGGGAGAGGTGGATTATGCGGAAATCTCTGCGGATATCTTGGATGACTGGCTAAAGGGTGAGGATACGAAGAATCTGGTCAGCAGAGAAAGGCCAAAGACCAGCTACTCCTATTTCTACTCCTTTAATTTCAATCCTCAGTTTGATGCTCAGTATGAGCCGGAGAACTGGAGAAAGGCCGTGAATAATGAAAGCTTTCGAAAAGCATTATTTTACGGTTTGAATAAGACGAAGGAGGTGGCGGTCATAGAGCCTTCTGCTCCTGATGATTTTGTGCTTTCTTCGATTACTCCTAAGGATTTCACTTATAATGCAGATGGCGTGGATTATACTGAGGTTGGAGAAATGAAAAACCTGAGCCAGACATTTGATGAGGCAAAGGCAAGGGGATATAAGGATCAGGCAATGAAAGAGCTTTCCGCATTGGGTGTGACCTTTCCGGTTAAAGTATTAATGCCATATAATCCTTCGGAAATCAACTGGGATAAAGAGTGTCAGGTCGTGAAGCAGCAGATGGAGAGTCTGCTTGGGACGGACTTTATTGAAATTGTGGTTGAGGCAGGTCCTGCGGACGGATTCTTAACGGAGGTGCGCAGAGGCGGGAAGTTTGCTTTAATGAAATGTAACTGGGGCGCTGACTTTGCAGATCCGGAAACCTGGACGGATCCATTTTATCAGTCAAAAGGTGAGAGCGGATATGACCTGGGGTATAAATATGGAAATATAGCTAAAGCCATAGAAGAGGGGACACCGTCTGCAGAGGCGGCAAAGGAATACTTTGAGCTCGTGGATGCAGCAAAGGAGATTAAGGTGGATATTAACGCCAGGTATGAGGCGTTTGCAAAGGCGGAGGCCAGTTTGATCAATCATGCATTTGTCCTGCCCTATAGCATTTCGGTAAGCAAATATGTGGCAACAAAGCTAGATGTATTTGATGGGCAGTATGCACCTTTTGGGGTGTCTAATCTAAGGTATAAGGGCCAGCATCTGTTGGATCATTATGTTTCTATGGAGGAGTATAAGGCGAACAGGGCGGCAAATGAAAAGTAA
- a CDS encoding ABC transporter permease, with the protein MVKYLAKRIARSFLTLAVILTVVFCLLRFMPIEGYFQNFDKMTPQQIQVGLKEMGLSDPLPVQIVRFFGDLLHGDLGVSRIYRANVPVADVLADKVPVSIKLGLWSMILSLVIGLPLGAVMARYQYRWPDRLGTLFIVCIQAVPAAVYYLYLQLYGTNLLQVGLLFKMEEPKYWILPVFSMSLGNIAFYGMWLRRYMVDESNRDYVKLAKAKGLSEGEIMFKHIFRNAFVPLVQYIPTAFLNTVIGSIYIESLYSIPGMGGLLVQVIKKHDNNMVQGIVLLYACVGVLGLLLGDVLMVLLDPRISLGRKEGDR; encoded by the coding sequence ATGGTAAAATATTTAGCAAAGCGTATTGCTCGTTCCTTTCTAACCCTTGCGGTGATTTTAACGGTTGTGTTCTGCCTGCTTCGTTTTATGCCGATAGAGGGATATTTTCAGAACTTTGATAAGATGACGCCCCAGCAGATTCAGGTGGGGCTTAAGGAAATGGGGCTTTCTGATCCGCTTCCGGTGCAGATTGTCCGCTTCTTTGGGGATCTGCTTCATGGGGATCTTGGGGTATCTAGAATTTATCGGGCCAATGTTCCAGTTGCGGATGTGCTGGCGGATAAGGTGCCTGTCTCCATTAAGCTTGGTCTATGGTCTATGATCCTTTCTCTTGTCATAGGGCTTCCTTTGGGGGCGGTGATGGCAAGGTATCAGTATCGCTGGCCGGATCGTCTTGGCACGTTGTTTATTGTATGCATACAGGCAGTGCCGGCTGCGGTGTATTATCTGTATCTTCAGCTTTATGGAACCAATTTGTTACAGGTGGGACTGCTGTTTAAGATGGAGGAGCCAAAATACTGGATACTTCCTGTTTTTTCCATGTCTCTTGGAAATATTGCATTTTACGGCATGTGGCTGAGACGGTATATGGTGGATGAAAGCAACAGGGATTATGTAAAGCTTGCAAAGGCTAAGGGCTTATCAGAGGGGGAGATTATGTTTAAGCATATTTTCCGGAATGCTTTTGTTCCTTTGGTCCAGTACATACCTACGGCATTTTTAAATACGGTGATTGGCTCTATTTACATTGAGTCCTTATACAGCATTCCTGGAATGGGAGGGCTTTTGGTTCAGGTGATTAAAAAGCATGACAATAACATGGTTCAGGGAATTGTGCTTTTGTATGCCTGTGTTGGTGTATTAGGGCTTTTGTTAGGGGACGTTCTTATGGTCCTGCTGGATCCCAGGATCAGCCTTGGAAGGAAAGAAGGTGACAGATGA
- a CDS encoding ABC transporter permease: protein MMKQFSYRHAKEKQLMKHMEESDLFSFAEFQEEEAERGGYSNYSYWNSTILAFFKNRGAVVLLLLLILLLLFTFVQPYLPGQYDPNKILNDANGMQYRNVPPGKIFILGTNSIGQDLWARIWAGTRTSLLIGILVALSEAVIGISVGVVWGYVRKVDFILTEIYNIIDNIPNTIILILISYILKPSVETLVFAMCLTGWIQMARFIRNQILVIRDRDYNVASRCLGTPTGRIIVRNLLPYLVSVIMLRMALTIPAAIGNEVFITYIGLGLPVDIPSLGNLINEGRVLITSAALRYQLVYPTIILSFVTISFYIIGNAFSDAADPKNHV from the coding sequence ATGATGAAGCAGTTTTCTTACCGCCATGCGAAGGAAAAGCAACTGATGAAGCACATGGAAGAATCGGATTTGTTCTCCTTTGCAGAGTTTCAGGAAGAAGAAGCGGAAAGAGGGGGATACAGCAATTATTCCTATTGGAACAGTACGATACTGGCATTTTTTAAGAATCGAGGGGCAGTGGTTCTTTTGCTGCTTTTGATTCTCCTTCTTTTATTTACCTTTGTTCAGCCTTATTTGCCGGGGCAGTATGATCCTAATAAAATATTAAATGATGCCAATGGGATGCAGTATCGGAATGTGCCTCCTGGCAAGATATTTATTCTTGGTACCAATTCCATTGGGCAGGATCTGTGGGCAAGAATCTGGGCAGGTACCAGGACCTCTCTTCTCATTGGAATTTTAGTGGCTCTTTCTGAAGCTGTGATCGGCATTTCCGTAGGGGTCGTCTGGGGGTATGTCAGGAAGGTGGATTTCATACTGACGGAAATTTATAATATCATTGATAATATTCCAAATACCATTATTCTTATATTGATTTCCTACATTTTAAAGCCAAGTGTAGAGACCCTTGTATTTGCCATGTGTCTGACCGGATGGATTCAGATGGCGAGGTTTATTCGAAATCAGATTCTCGTTATCCGGGATCGGGATTATAATGTGGCCAGCCGGTGTCTTGGGACTCCAACGGGTAGAATCATTGTAAGGAATCTGCTGCCTTATCTGGTATCAGTCATCATGCTGCGTATGGCTCTTACCATTCCTGCTGCCATTGGAAATGAGGTGTTTATCACCTATATTGGGCTGGGGCTTCCAGTGGATATTCCCAGCCTTGGAAATCTCATCAATGAGGGAAGAGTGCTGATCACCAGTGCGGCACTTCGGTATCAGCTGGTTTATCCTACCATTATCCTTTCTTTTGTTACCATTTCATTTTATATCATCGGCAATGCCTTTTCTGATGCGGCTGATCCGAAAAATCACGTATAG
- a CDS encoding ABC transporter ATP-binding protein — MEREMMLEVRDLDIRFELRGKVLHAVREVSMELYRGEVLAVVGESGSGKSVFTKSFMGLLDKNGYVSGGSICYYGGEEERIMELTAIRKEKDWRRIRGREIAMIMQDPMTSLNPLKTIGSQIMEAVLLHQNVGRMEAIKRTIQYLKDVGIQEPEKRFEQYPHEFSGGMRQRVVIAIAIACNPKILICDEPTTALDVTIQAQILNLLKELRQKYQLSVILITHDLGVVANIADRVAVMYAGDIVEIGTSEEIFYDPRHPYTWALLSSLPQAGQKGSELFSIPGTPKSLYAEIEGDAFAPRNPRALNIDFIRRPPYFDVSPTHKAKTWLLDPRAPKVSLPPIVEKIRKGGLF, encoded by the coding sequence ATGGAACGTGAAATGATGTTAGAGGTCAGGGATTTAGATATTCGATTTGAGTTAAGGGGTAAGGTGCTTCATGCAGTCCGTGAGGTTTCTATGGAGCTTTATCGGGGAGAGGTTCTTGCTGTTGTGGGAGAATCGGGAAGCGGTAAATCGGTCTTTACCAAATCATTTATGGGGCTGTTAGATAAAAATGGATATGTGTCTGGAGGAAGTATTTGTTACTATGGCGGGGAAGAGGAAAGGATTATGGAACTGACTGCCATTCGTAAAGAAAAAGACTGGAGACGGATCAGAGGTCGTGAGATTGCCATGATCATGCAGGACCCTATGACCAGTTTAAACCCCTTAAAGACCATTGGAAGCCAGATTATGGAGGCAGTCCTGCTTCATCAGAATGTAGGGCGTATGGAGGCTATTAAAAGGACCATACAGTATTTAAAGGATGTGGGAATTCAGGAGCCGGAAAAAAGGTTTGAGCAGTATCCCCATGAATTTTCTGGTGGAATGAGACAAAGAGTGGTGATTGCCATCGCCATTGCCTGCAATCCGAAAATCCTGATCTGTGATGAGCCTACGACTGCACTTGATGTGACCATTCAGGCCCAGATTCTTAATCTGCTAAAGGAGCTGCGGCAGAAGTATCAGCTTTCTGTTATTCTTATTACGCATGATCTTGGGGTGGTTGCTAATATTGCTGACCGGGTGGCTGTCATGTATGCAGGGGATATTGTTGAGATTGGGACCAGTGAGGAGATATTTTATGATCCAAGGCATCCCTATACCTGGGCACTTTTGTCTTCCTTGCCTCAGGCGGGCCAGAAGGGGAGTGAGCTTTTTTCCATACCAGGTACACCGAAAAGCCTCTATGCAGAAATCGAGGGAGACGCATTTGCTCCCAGGAATCCCAGGGCTTTAAACATAGATTTTATAAGACGGCCTCCCTATTTTGATGTGTCACCTACCCATAAGGCGAAAACCTGGCTCTTGGATCCCAGAGCGCCGAAGGTATCCCTGCCGCCAATTGTTGAGAAAATCAGAAAGGGAGGTCTGTTCTGA
- a CDS encoding ATP-binding cassette domain-containing protein, with product MEREVLLDVKNLNVTFGEHRKKYDAVKNVSFKIYKGETFGLVGESGSGKTTIGRAIMRIIKTSGGDILYKGEKINGLILPELDQRVMREIQMIFQDPLASLNERAKVDYIVSEGLLNLEKGMDEMERKNKVQQALKDVGLLPEFACRFPHEFSGGQRQRIGIARALIMNPEFIVADEPISALDVSIRAQILNLLADMQKKRQITYLFIAHDLSVMRFITDRIAVIRKGEIVEMAETEELVTHAMHPYTRALLSAIPMPDPKREKEKKLLIYDPSVHEYGEDKPFWQEIRPGHYVLANRKEAGEYKRIYEG from the coding sequence ATGGAACGGGAAGTATTATTGGATGTAAAGAATTTAAATGTGACCTTTGGAGAGCACAGGAAAAAGTATGATGCGGTAAAAAATGTAAGCTTTAAAATATATAAGGGAGAGACCTTTGGGCTGGTAGGAGAATCGGGTTCTGGAAAAACTACCATTGGAAGGGCGATTATGCGCATCATAAAGACCTCAGGCGGAGACATTCTTTATAAAGGGGAAAAAATTAACGGCCTTATTCTGCCGGAACTGGACCAGAGAGTGATGAGGGAAATCCAGATGATATTTCAGGATCCTCTAGCCTCCTTAAATGAAAGGGCCAAGGTGGACTATATTGTCAGCGAGGGGCTATTAAACCTGGAAAAAGGTATGGATGAAATGGAACGGAAAAATAAGGTGCAGCAGGCTTTAAAGGATGTAGGTCTTCTGCCTGAATTTGCCTGCCGCTTTCCCCATGAATTTTCCGGGGGCCAGAGACAGCGTATTGGAATTGCCAGGGCTTTGATTATGAATCCGGAATTTATTGTGGCGGATGAACCTATCTCCGCACTGGATGTTTCTATCAGGGCACAGATTTTAAACTTGCTGGCAGATATGCAGAAGAAACGGCAGATTACCTATCTTTTTATAGCCCATGATTTATCTGTCATGCGGTTTATTACGGACCGGATCGCAGTGATCCGGAAAGGGGAAATTGTGGAGATGGCAGAGACTGAGGAGCTGGTCACTCATGCCATGCATCCATATACAAGAGCTCTTCTTTCGGCCATTCCTATGCCGGATCCTAAGAGGGAAAAGGAGAAAAAGCTTCTTATTTACGATCCGTCTGTGCATGAATACGGGGAGGATAAGCCATTTTGGCAGGAGATACGGCCTGGCCATTATGTTCTTGCAAATCGGAAGGAAGCAGGAGAATATAAGAGGATTTACGAAGGATAG
- a CDS encoding C40 family peptidase has protein sequence MKQYGVALLPVVTLWDKPEETKKNKARETVSAIGDELLYGMGVRITGEPINGFYPVVTFYAYPGFVKQDELYLLSLEEMKAYEDDRLLVVNGRYVDVLSLPRVQGVRLASLPKGALIKVLGPDSEKKGWVKVELLSGETGYIRDQYLREKEFSQSYLWTEILPQSEIVDEMDFRRSVTETAMEYMGTQYRWGGRSTLGLDCSGLTSESYLLNGILIYRDARIEEGFPVHEIPKNAMLPGDLMYFPGHIAMYLGDCAYIHATAKVGNSGVVINSFDPASPYYRADLEESWYASGSIF, from the coding sequence ATGAAGCAGTATGGAGTGGCTTTGTTGCCAGTGGTTACCTTATGGGATAAACCGGAGGAAACGAAGAAAAATAAGGCCAGAGAGACGGTCTCGGCCATTGGAGATGAGCTTCTTTACGGAATGGGGGTAAGGATTACAGGAGAGCCAATCAATGGGTTTTATCCGGTTGTCACCTTTTATGCATATCCCGGGTTTGTAAAACAGGATGAGTTGTACCTTCTTAGCCTGGAAGAGATGAAAGCCTATGAAGATGACAGGCTCTTGGTGGTGAACGGAAGGTATGTAGATGTTCTTTCTCTTCCCAGAGTCCAGGGGGTACGGCTTGCCAGCCTGCCAAAAGGAGCGCTCATAAAGGTACTGGGTCCTGATTCGGAAAAGAAAGGCTGGGTGAAGGTAGAGCTTTTATCCGGTGAGACTGGATACATAAGAGATCAGTATTTAAGGGAAAAGGAATTTTCCCAGTCCTATCTGTGGACGGAAATCCTTCCTCAAAGTGAAATTGTGGATGAGATGGATTTTCGAAGGTCAGTGACGGAAACTGCCATGGAATATATGGGGACCCAATATAGGTGGGGAGGAAGGTCTACCCTTGGGCTGGACTGCTCCGGTCTCACTTCGGAAAGCTATTTGTTAAATGGAATCCTGATTTACCGGGATGCCAGGATAGAAGAAGGGTTTCCGGTTCACGAAATACCAAAGAACGCTATGCTTCCTGGCGATCTTATGTATTTTCCCGGTCATATTGCCATGTATTTAGGAGATTGTGCTTATATCCACGCCACGGCTAAGGTAGGAAACAGTGGTGTTGTGATTAACAGCTTTGACCCGGCTTCCCCGTATTACCGGGCAGATTTGGAAGAAAGCTGGTATGCATCAGGAAGTATATTTTAG
- a CDS encoding serine hydrolase: MDVRLTLEKRIEAEIKSYDGIMGIYLDDLRGTVIQIKADETFETASAIKTWILACLFWEAENGRACLEDQIEYKKEHWVDGSGVLGALEPGALLRVKDAATFMMIVSDNIATNMMIDYLGLDRINQCIRRLGSMDTVLHNPIHFDQYERLGTSTPRDYASIFVRLVKGELISPEADRQMVEILKKQQYQSMITKDFPPYFMDSDNTDDVIISVASKSGSMDACRNDGGIVFTPYGHYVIVMFHKEFSDAMYYPAHPATMFGARVSRLILDQYLALEGRFYPALKG, translated from the coding sequence ATGGATGTAAGGCTTACCTTGGAGAAGAGGATTGAAGCAGAGATTAAAAGCTATGATGGAATCATGGGAATCTATCTTGATGATCTCCGTGGGACGGTGATCCAGATTAAGGCGGATGAGACCTTTGAGACAGCCAGTGCGATTAAAACATGGATACTGGCCTGTTTGTTTTGGGAAGCGGAGAATGGAAGGGCATGTCTGGAGGATCAGATTGAGTATAAGAAGGAGCACTGGGTGGACGGAAGCGGTGTGCTGGGGGCATTAGAGCCTGGTGCTCTCCTGCGGGTTAAGGATGCTGCCACCTTTATGATGATTGTCAGCGATAACATTGCCACCAATATGATGATCGACTACCTGGGATTAGATAGGATTAACCAATGCATCAGGAGACTTGGGTCTATGGATACGGTGCTACATAATCCTATTCATTTTGATCAGTATGAGAGACTTGGGACCAGCACCCCAAGGGATTATGCCAGTATCTTTGTTCGGTTGGTGAAAGGAGAGCTGATAAGTCCGGAAGCTGACAGGCAGATGGTTGAGATATTAAAGAAGCAGCAGTATCAATCCATGATTACAAAGGATTTTCCTCCGTATTTTATGGACAGCGATAATACAGACGATGTTATAATATCCGTTGCCTCCAAAAGCGGCAGCATGGATGCATGCAGAAATGATGGAGGCATCGTATTCACTCCTTATGGACACTACGTTATCGTCATGTTTCATAAAGAGTTTTCCGATGCCATGTATTATCCGGCTCATCCTGCTACCATGTTCGGTGCAAGGGTAAGCCGGTTGATATTAGATCAGTATCTGGCCCTGGAGGGGAGATTTTACCCTGCCCTAAAGGGATAA
- a CDS encoding YjjG family noncanonical pyrimidine nucleotidase, producing MYEIYLLDLDNTLLDFDAAEINSFHTLLRSYEIPYEEELFTQYKKINKNFWSLLEQGKVDKDTLRIGRFKEFFGSIQMSVDAEEAEMRFQSYLSDGAEMMPHAKETLVRLKESGKKIYSASNGVYETQVKRLQTSGLYHFFEDMFVSEKIGFEKPDRNFFDYCFEHIRDFDPSKTIMVGDSLTSDIQGALNSGIDSCLYAPKGGSQTEKATHTITDLNELLSL from the coding sequence ATGTATGAGATATACTTACTTGATTTAGACAACACGTTACTAGACTTTGATGCTGCTGAAATAAATAGCTTTCATACTCTCTTAAGATCCTATGAGATCCCTTATGAGGAGGAGCTATTTACTCAATATAAAAAAATCAACAAAAACTTCTGGTCTCTCCTTGAGCAGGGAAAAGTAGACAAGGATACGCTCCGCATCGGGCGCTTCAAGGAATTTTTCGGTTCCATACAAATGTCCGTTGATGCCGAAGAAGCGGAGATGAGATTTCAAAGCTACTTAAGCGACGGAGCAGAGATGATGCCCCACGCCAAGGAGACTCTTGTCCGCTTAAAAGAATCCGGCAAAAAAATATACTCCGCTTCAAACGGAGTATACGAAACCCAGGTCAAGCGTTTACAGACCTCAGGCCTATACCATTTCTTTGAAGACATGTTCGTTTCAGAAAAAATCGGGTTTGAAAAGCCAGATAGAAATTTCTTTGATTACTGTTTTGAACATATCAGGGACTTTGATCCTTCTAAAACCATTATGGTGGGAGACAGTCTCACCTCAGACATTCAGGGCGCTTTAAACTCCGGCATTGATTCCTGCCTGTACGCACCAAAAGGAGGCAGCCAGACGGAAAAAGCTACCCACACCATTACAGACCTAAATGAACTTTTATCCCTTTAG